From a region of the Malania oleifera isolate guangnan ecotype guangnan chromosome 12, ASM2987363v1, whole genome shotgun sequence genome:
- the LOC131143885 gene encoding uclacyanin 1-like, translating into MGALAGKRSSMASLLWVMVVVAGGILGWCAAEVYEVGGSAGWTTTGKVDYQKWAASQNFKVGDIIQFVYGKAYDNVLRVTHEKFQKCDTTAPFTVYSTGNDSVTIKSPGHLYFICGFPGHCQAGQKVDIRVLGDGTNPPAAAPNAPGPNPQSPPSPALPFPTTPPAPVPPAPPSDNSAVNGAAFLVAVSSSKLRLIIMVAALLASIFVTA; encoded by the exons ATGGGGGCATTGGCCGGGAAGAGATCATCAATGGCGAGCTTGTTGTGGGTGATGGTGGTGGTGGCGGGTGGTATTCTGGGGTGGTGCGCGGCGGAGGTTTATGAAGTCGGTGGCTCTGCTGGTTGGACCACCACCGGAAAAGTTGATTACCAGAAGTGGGCTGCCTCTCAAAACTTCAAAGTTGGCGACATCATTc AATTCGTGTATGGCAAGGCATACGACAATGTGCTACGGGTGACCCACGAGAAGTTCCAGAAGTGCGACACAACGGCGCCCTTTACGGTGTATAGCACCGGCAACGACTCCGTCACCATTAAAAGCCCAGGCCACCTCTACTTCATCTGCGGCTTTCCCGGCCATTGCCAGGCCGGCCAGAAAGTCGACATCCGCGTTCTCGGCGACGGCACCAACCCTCCCGCTGCCGCTCCCAACGCTCCCGGTCCTAATCCCCAGTCCCCACCGTCGCCCGCCCTGCCTTTTCCGACGACCCCTCCCGCCCCCGTACCTCCTGCTCCTCCGTCTGATAATTCCGCCGTCAACGGCGCTGCGTTTCTCGTCGCTGTTTCCAGTTCCAAGCTCCGCTTGATCATCATGGTGGCGGCGCTTTTGGCTTCTATTTTTGTTACTGCTTAA